One genomic segment of Rhizobium viscosum includes these proteins:
- a CDS encoding helix-turn-helix domain-containing protein has translation MPWKECNVMEERLKFIARLLDGEKMAVLCREFDISRKTGYKILTRYNDSGLEGLTDRSRRPYRHANQLPFQIEKLIVRLKQDKPTWGAPKIRERLARLYPDVHRPAISTVHAVLDRHDMVERRKRRRNKATGTALSHSCRPNELWCADYKGEFMLADRRYCYPLTITDFASRYLIACEALSTTKEAYAFTVFESVFKEFGLPNAIRTDNGVPFASPNALFNLSKLSVWWLRLGIDIERIKPGCPQQNGRHERMHLTLKLETTKPAAANFLQQQAKFDDFIDCFNNERPHQALDMHCPAECYAASPRSYTGLPDLDYPFHDKAVTVTTCGRICFDRKKINLSLVFAGQTVGIKQVEDHIWLASFMDYDLGYFDDETCRLEPLQNPFGPKVLPMSPV, from the coding sequence GTGCCTTGGAAGGAGTGTAACGTCATGGAAGAGCGGCTGAAGTTCATCGCCCGGCTGCTGGACGGCGAGAAGATGGCCGTGCTTTGCCGGGAGTTCGATATCTCGCGCAAGACGGGTTACAAGATCCTCACACGCTACAACGACAGCGGCCTGGAAGGGCTGACGGATCGATCGCGCCGGCCTTACCGCCATGCCAATCAGCTTCCGTTTCAAATCGAGAAGCTGATTGTGCGCCTGAAGCAGGACAAGCCGACTTGGGGTGCGCCGAAGATACGCGAACGGTTGGCCCGGCTGTACCCGGATGTGCACAGGCCGGCGATCTCGACGGTGCATGCGGTTCTCGACCGGCACGACATGGTCGAGCGCCGCAAGCGGCGACGCAACAAGGCGACGGGGACAGCGCTTTCCCACTCCTGTCGGCCCAACGAGCTGTGGTGTGCCGACTACAAGGGCGAGTTCATGCTCGCCGACCGGCGCTATTGCTATCCGCTGACGATCACCGACTTTGCCAGTCGCTATCTGATCGCCTGCGAAGCGCTCTCGACCACCAAGGAAGCCTATGCCTTCACCGTATTCGAAAGCGTATTCAAAGAGTTTGGCCTGCCCAACGCCATTCGCACCGACAACGGGGTTCCTTTCGCAAGCCCCAACGCGCTGTTCAACCTCAGCAAGCTGTCGGTCTGGTGGCTGCGCCTGGGCATCGACATCGAGCGCATCAAACCGGGCTGCCCGCAGCAGAACGGGCGCCATGAGCGCATGCACCTCACTCTGAAGCTGGAGACCACCAAGCCAGCCGCCGCCAACTTCCTTCAGCAGCAGGCAAAGTTCGACGACTTCATCGACTGCTTCAACAATGAGCGGCCGCACCAGGCGCTCGACATGCATTGCCCGGCCGAGTGCTACGCGGCGTCACCGCGCAGCTATACTGGCCTGCCTGACCTCGATTATCCGTTTCACGACAAGGCCGTCACCGTCACCACATGCGGACGCATCTGTTTCGACCGCAAGAAGATCAATCTCAGCCTCGTCTTTGCCGGTCAGACCGTCGGCATCAAACAGGTCGAGGACCATATCTGGCTGGCTAGCTTCATGGACTATGATTTGGGATACTTCGATGATGAGACATGCAGGCTCGAACCACTCCAAAACCCCTTCGGGCCAAAAGTGTTACCCATGTCTCCGGTATAA